The Bos taurus isolate L1 Dominette 01449 registration number 42190680 breed Hereford chromosome 27, ARS-UCD2.0, whole genome shotgun sequence genome includes the window CTCAGGACACTGAACGGTACTGGATGCCGCCATGGTCAGGATCCGGAAACGCTCCGTCCTGTCTGTCCTGTCTCTCGTCTGCTGACCTCCCTGGCTGGAGTATCAACACTCTGAGGGCAGTAGCCAGCCTTTACTCTTCCTGTGGggggcacttcccaggtggtgccagtggtaaagaacccgcctcccaatgcaggagatgtaagagacttgggttcgatccctgggtcagggagaccccctggaggagggcatggcaacccactccagtgttcatgcctggagaatcccatggacagaggagcctggcaggctacagtccggggggttgcaaagagtcggacacaactgaggtgactgagTGTGCACGTACATACCCTTCCCGTGGGCTCCAGAGTGCCTACCCTAGTGCTGTGCCCGTAAGAGCCCTTACAGAGTCCTGAGCCTGGGGAAGACAAGCTGGGATCTTCCTCCTGCTCTTCGGCCCTGACACAGAGCAGAGGAGAAGGTTCAACGCGGAGAGGGATGATTCTGGGGTAATCGCTCTTCCTGTCTCTGGGTGAGCTCAGCTCCAGGAAGCATTGGGACCAGCCGGCAGCGGCAGGGGTGGCCAGGGAGTGTGGACCTCCGGTCGCCACTGCCCTGGGTGCCCCTCCAGAAAGGTCTCCCCCAAAACGCTAAGACAACAGCCTCCTGCAGCTCCCAGTGGCTGGGCAGGTCAGGCTTTCCCTCATGTCATTTCTCTCTGTATGCCActggcccccacccctgccagcgTCTGGGGGTATCTCCTCTCTCCTGCAGCCCCAGGCTCCACACCTGCGGAGGCTGGGGGTGAGAGTGGACTGTCACTTAAAAGAGGAAAGTAAGCAAAATATGACCTCAGCCCTCCTTGTCTCCTCCTACGGAGACTGTGCTGTGCTAAgatgctttagtcgtgtccgactctttgcgaccccatggactatagcccgccaggctcctctgtccatgggattctccaggcaagaataccggagtgggtggccattcctttatccaggggatcttcccaacccagtgatcgaacccgagtctcttaggtctcctgcaccagcaggtgggttctttatagGTTAACTTTCACTTATTAAaataccctgggcttccctggtggctcagacagtaaagaatctgcctgcaatacaggagccctgggttcgatcccatggtcgagaagatcccctagagaaggaaatggcaaccctctctagtattcttgcctgggaaatcccatggacagaggggcgtggtgcaaggtagcaaagagtcagacacaactgaagcggctaaCTGTTACTTATTTACTATTAAAATACTCTCTTTCCTCAGAGCTAACACAAGGCTTTGCAACCACAGTGTCTGAATGGAAAGTGTCtcttgaaaaaggaaacaaaaaaagcaaCAGCTATCCCATGCGTGGCACTGCCCAGCACCCGGCTGGGCACCTCTAACCTAGAGGGCGCAGGCTGCCTGCTCCCTGCTGTGCCCTGGCAGCGCTGACACCCTGATTCTTGGACCTAGAGCAAAACCCAGCAGCTGCTTCTGCCTGCTGCACACTGACCAGGCTTGACTCGCAGCAATCATCTAGATGCTTCAATGCGACTAGAAGGCTCCCTCCTCCACCTGCCAGAACTCATGCGAAATCCTTCCCAGGGCAGGCGGGATAGGTGCAGACTTGAAGTGGGCACCGGGGTTTGGGGTGTTCTGCCCTCTGAGCTGTTCCCCTGCTTTGAACCAACTGTCACCATCTCATCTCAGCTCATTTTTAGGTATCAAGTCTACAACTGTGCCACAGGACCTCTAGGCAATTTGGGAAGAAAAACCAGAATGGGTCCTACTAACCCACTCTTCAGTCTGCGTCAAAATCCCTGGAGCTTGCCCCAGTCCTGAGCTCTAGGACCGGCTCAGTAGTGCTGGGCAGGGCCGGGAGTCTGCACTGTCACCAGGCGCCCGGATGAGGGCGACACAGGGGTGTGGGTGGCACTTTGAGAATCAGTGGACTGGGACTGGACAATTTAGAAAACCCTTTCCCGATCGTAAACCCACAGGTCACCATAACCACCCTACAAGGGAAGATGCTGGGGCacctgaggcttggagaggtcaGCTGACCTGCCTGGGTCACACTGCACATAAGACCTGCAGTTGGTTGAGTGCCAGGATACACCCTGTATTCTCCTTACTCCTCACAGTTGCCCTCATGGTTACCATGGTTATTTTTAAgcctagaaggaaatggcaacccactccagtattcttgcctgggaaatcccatggacagagaagcctgctgggctatatagtccatggggttgtaaagagtcggacgcaacttagtggctaaacaacaacagcaccGGAGTGACACGCATTCAGAGGGAGTAATTTCATCCTCCCCGTGGGAGACGGAAGCTTGAGGAGCAGGAGGAGCCAGACCTGGACCCTGGATCCCTGCCCAGCTTCCACTCTCTCTCAGTCAGTTCTCATTGTCTGCAGGGGGCATGTTCTCTCAAGTCGCTAGGACCCCTGAATTAGCCAGGCCTGGACCACTGCTCCCCAGCAAAGTGCTGCTCAGGGTTCCTGCCAGCCTCTGGTCACGACATGTTTTTCAACCTATGAACACACAAGCCTGTGTATTTCTGATCAAAGACAACATATTTAATGTAccactgacccttgaacaatatgggtttgaactgcatggacCCACTTGTACATTGGctttctttttcaataaatatagtacTTGCATTTTCATTTCACAAGATCTTTAAATGAACAAGTTCATATTGGATTACAGATCACAGCACGTAGAGTTGAAAGAACCAGGGTTTGAGCCCAGGATTCTATCCAGACTGTTCCAGCTTCCTGCCCTGGGGGTGAGTCATTCATCAAAGCCTTTGTTTTTTCAGGCAGACAGAGCAGTGCTGAGATTTTCAACTGCCTGGAGGGTCAGTGCCCTCTAAGTCccaagttgttcaagggtcaactggaTATTGTTGCATTATTAATACTGAACTCGTGTCCTGCAGAGCTTTAACTCATGACTGAATGAAGCTCATCTAACACACGGATTTCCTCCACTCGGCCCATCACAGCCCTGCTGCTCTTAGCGACACTAGACAGGCAGGACCGTTTATAACAGTGAAATCACCCACCAACAgcacaaagatgaaaaaaaagtttaaaaaggtgACACAAAATAGACACCAAAAGGATACTGGATCTGAGTGTGATCTgaaagagggacagagagacGGTCACCTTGTTTGACCTCCGCTGGGAACAGGCCCTCAGGGGACTCAGTGCTTCACCCCCCTGCACATCCCTGAAAGGCCCTGGGAGGGAAGCGCTGGGCATGCTGGGTTTCGGGGTTACAATGAACTGTAGCTAGTAGGCAACTGTGCAAGTTAGCAATTATTTGGAATCCGTGAACCCCGGGGGCCTGTGCAAGCTTGCAAGTGGCAGGTAGCAAAGCATGAAGGACTTAGAGCCCTCACCCCCTTCCCCATCTTGTCTGCAGTCTGTCTTGCTCAGGGGGTAGAGCATTGCAGGCTGTCCCCTGGGTTCTTGGGACCAGACAGGAGCCTCCTCCACGCTGGCCCCGGCACTGCACACTTTCCTGGCCTCTTCCTGGCAGAAGCCTCAGCCCTTGGCAGTAGCCTGGCCGCTCCGCACCCCGCCACCCACGCCCGATGGTCttggacctgcatctcctgtgtgtgtgtgtgtgtgtgtgtgtgtgtgtgtgtgtgtgtgtgtgtgtgtggcggggttCAGCCACTTTGCAGatctacagaaaaaaatttccaaaatgtcTAGGTTCCGTCCTTCCCCTCGCCTGCGGTCTGGGCCACCTGTCTCCTGTTCAGGAACATCAGCAGAACCCGAGCCAAACGTTGCTGCCCTACGCAAAATAAGGCCCAGAGTGTCCTCTGCCTTCCGCTCTGCTTTCTCAAAGTATTTGGACCTCTAGATTATTTCTAGGACTGACCACAGCTGATGCTCTAAACCAGCAGCCCGCTGGGACCCTGGCAGTGTAGGGGTTAACGCGGTGACCTCCTTAAGCTGCTGAGAAGTCAGGTCTAATTTTATCCTATGACTGGATGGGCCAGACTCCCCGCCCCTGCTCCCCAAGTgctgagggaagcccagagtcaGCACTTCTGGGGGCTCGGGAGACAGCAGCcctgcgttttttttttttgccgagTGCAGAAAGCGAGCCTGCTGGCCGCGGGCCCAGAGCCAGGCCCTGGGGGTGTAAGTGACAACAACCCTGTGCGCGCGGGCGCCGGGGCCACGTGCTTCCTGCTTCCGGCCGACTCCCACCCCGACGCGCCCGGTACTGAGCTGACCCGAGCTGGGCACAGCGAAGGGCCTCGGGGCAGCTCAGTACAGGACCCGTCAGGGAGGACGCAGGTCCAAGCTGGCCTTGAAGCCCCCGGCCCAGCACTGCTCAGCCCACTGGAGAGCCTTCGCCTGGTCCTCACGGCCTCCTTTCCTCCCGCACTTCACATCACGCCCAGGCACCGCCCGCCCCCAGCCTCTGTCACCCCTACAGCCTCCTGTTGTTAACTTTGCCTCTTCCTAGAAAGCCAGGGAGTCACATACTTCAGGAAACACCAAGGAGGATGGAAGCCTTGGATTCCAGGTTCAAGGCACAGCTGGGTTCCAGGCCTCGCCCTGATCTTCCTGGGCACGTGCACGAAACCTCACAGCTAGCGGACCCCACTGCGCCCTCCGAGGCCCTGCCCCCCGCCCACCCCAGGCTCCCTTGATGGGCTGGGCTTCCAGGATAACAATCCTACGGAGATGCCCCCAGTGCTCCTCACTCAGGGAAGCTCGTGTCCTGTGTCTGTTTTTGCACTCCCGAGGAACCGGTCAGCAGAGGCTGTGACAGTTCTCTCAAAGAGGAAACGGCTCAGAGGGCACCGTTAGTAAGCGGGAGTCTGAGCTTGGAGACCACAGCGATGCCTGGTCCTCCCACTTCATGCTGGGAGAGGCGGGAGTTGTCCGAAGGATAGGGATGCGAAATGAGCGGCTGTGGcggaggttgggggtgggggcggcgggaTACCGGGCCATGCAGACAAGACTAATGTCCGTGTTACCTCCAAAGAGGCCATTCCACAAGAGGGGCTGGAGATCACTGCTTCCCCCTTTTGAGGCTGGCCCGCTTCACTATCTGAGCCCCCTTCCTGCCCTCTATCAGGTCCGGCTGCAGGCCACTTCCTCTCAGCTCCACCTGGAGACAGCAGTTCAGACAGAAGGCAGGACAGATCACACAGAGAGATGGCAGGAAGGCCAGAGAGGACAGGCACCCTACGGAGGCGGCGGGAGCGGGGCCACCAGCGCCAGGAGGCTCGAGGAGGAGCCGGCAGACAGGTGAGAGGAGAGCCCCAGGCGGGCTGGCGCAGGGGTCAGCGGAGGTCACGGGCCGGGCCCTCTGAAGGGTGAGGGCCTGGGAGGCCGCGGGCCCAGCAGTACCTTGGCGTGAGTCATAAAGGAATCAATGTCCGCCTCCATCTCACTAGGGTCCTCCAGGGGCCCCTTGGAAATCACCTcctcaagctcctgggtgtcaTCGGCTCCGGACGGGTCTATCTGGCGAACGACTTTGCGAACGATCTGGAAAAGTGAGAGGGAGGGTAGGAGGGGGCTTGGAGAAGCCGTCGAGGAAGAGCTTGAAAGGGGGCAGGTCCCAGAGGGTGGTGCAGTGGGTGCGGGCTATGGCCCCAGGTGCCCTTCCCTGTGGTCAAGGTCAGGGGCGGCCTCTGATCCCCATGGTTGGATGGGGAGCCCGCACTGGGCAGTCTCAGAAGGCCTGGAATTTGTGGGGGTCTCAGCGGGGCTCAGGGACAAGTGGGTCTGACGCTATGACTTCCATCTCTAGCCCATGGGGTCCATTCTGCCTGCAGGTGTGTGACGGACGTTTACACTGTCTTCCCTGCACAACGGTGAGCCCCTGACGGGGAGGGCGTGTCTGTCCCTTCGACTGTCTGTTCCCTAGTCACACATCTGAACATGCCAATGACTGTCTGCTCTGCACTGACCGTGTGCAAGGAGTGGGAAGGTGAGAACATGCACAAGCGTGAAGCTTCTCATGTGAAAGGAAAGACCGGGCCCTGCTCCAAGCGAGCGTGTGCACTGGAGCCACACCGCTCAGCCTCAGCCAGCACAGCCCTTGTCCGGCAGAATCACGGCTCCTGGTGTAAACTTGCGGCCAACCCCATGCGTTCTCACATCCTCTTTATCTCAGGAAGCCCCATGGGGACCCCCACACTGCTGTGACACAGCTGTTTTCAGGGCCAGGCGTCACAGGACTAGGTTTGGGCTGTATCCACAGGGCCCCGTCCTTCTGGAACACAGCCGCCCCAGCTGAGCTCAGGCTGTATCAGGCAAAGTAAGGACCGCCACGTCTGGAACTGTAGCAGGTACCCGAACCGTCCCATCTGAGCCGGGCTTACCCTGCTGTTAGGGTAGTAAGAAGCTGAGGGTGAGCTCAAAGCCCTCTGCCCAGCTCAGGGGGGACTCTGCACCCACCTTCTTGGTGATGACGTTGCCctgctcatctgtgaaatgctcctctgtcacctgctccCCTGGAATATTCTGAAGCTCATTCCCCTGGAATCAGAGGAAGGTAGAAAACTCGAGATGGATAAGGGGGGATGAGATGGAAAGAAaggggaagtgaaagtcgctctgtcgCATCCAAGTCTTTGCGGCCCCGtagactattcagtccatggagttctccaggccatactggagtgggtaaccgttcccttctccaggggatcttcctaacccagggatcgaacctgggtctcccgcattgcgggcagagtctttaccagctgagccacacaagagaagcccaagaatgctggagtgggtagcctatcccttctccagcagatcttcccgacccaggaattgaacatgggtctcccgcattgtaggcggattctttacccactgagccatcagggaagcccaataaggaAATAagttagcagtagcagcagcagccagagtcTGATGAGACCCCACCCTGGCAGGAAACCGCAACTCAGCAAGAAGTGAGTTGGACTGACTTCCAGTGGCTGCTCCAAGTtgaggccgggggtgggggggcgggcacCCCTGGGGACCCTGGGCCTGAGGTCGGGAGGGGAGCCCAGGCTCACGGGAGCGCTGAGTGACGGATCCCTGCCATCATGCCCCGGAATGGGGAAAACAGGGGCGGCGATGATGCAGGTTGACGGAGGAGCTCccgggagagggagggagagcctGGCGTCTACTCCTACGGCACTTTAAGGGGAAGAACACCCCAGCCACAGACGCTCACACCCCGAGGTGGGGTCTTTCTGCCTCCCTGAGCTGGTTGTGGACAGAAGCAGAAGGAGGGCCAGCCTCCTGAGTCCCAGAGCGGATCCTTCTCAGCCATCGTGAGGGACGAGAGGTGGGGAGGGCGGGAAAGTGCCGCCCAGCTCCGGCCTGCACATCCCCAGCGCCTCCCAGCCAGGCCGCCCGACCTCTCTTCCTGCGGGGCAACCGGACTGGTGCTCCCCGCGCCCCCCCTACCCCAGGTTACCTTCAGGAGGACCCGGCGCCGGACCACCCTGGTGGAGATGGTCTCCTCATCGTCACTCAGCCCCTCACTCTCCCCCAGCTCCTTGTCCAGCTCCTGGTGGACGTGCTTGAGCATGAAGCCCAGGGAGCCCCGGACGATGTGCGCCACGTTCTGGCAGCTGACCAGGAAGAAGCCCAGCAGCACCAGGGTGACCAGGAGCTGGGTGACGAAGGTCCACATCCTTGACTGCTCACCAGCCCAGGCCTCCAGGGCCTGCGGAGCCAGGGCGGTGGGGCCAGCCGCTCATTCTCCCCGGGGACTCCGGAGGCCCCCCAGGACCCGCTCCATTCTCCCCGGTGCACGGGAGGCTGCAGGGCCCCCACAGTGGAACTGCCGCGCAAGTGCCTGCCCGGCTGAGCGCCCGCCTCTGCCCCCGGCCTGGCTGACGTCAGGCCCCAGTAATTCTAGCTCCTGAGCCAGCTGCCCCGGGCTGTCCAGCAGGGCCAGAGGGAAGCCGGCAGGTGTGTGCGTCCCGGGCACCGGACGTGCGTGTTAAAGGGCGTTTTGAACAacgctgcccccacccccaccaccgaGAGCCCGCCCCTATGCCAGCCAGAGGCAGCTTTAGCTGTGCCCAGGAAAAGGGTCCCATTTAGGACTCGGGAAAAAAATCAGACGTCTGCAGAACGCGGTTCCTGGTGTGTGTCCTAGGCGGCTACCACCAGGACCACGGGGATGTCCACTGGCTTGCTCGTGGGGTGGAGCCAGCTAACACCCTGGAGGGTGCAGGGTTTGTTTCAAAAATAGCACCCCCCCAGGGTGAGTGGTCAGCCCCAGGAGCGCAGGCGTCCAGCACTGGTGGCGGGGGCCTTGGGAGCCCATGTGATTTCATGAGCCCCGCGGCCCTCGGTGGCCCCCCTGCCCTGCCTTAGGCAGCACAGCCATCCTAAATGCAAGTGAGTCCCAGTGTGTCTATTTAGGGCCTCTCCTTCATGGCTCTTCCCCAGGCGGGGCTGGCAGCGCCAGGGCCAGGAACCAGGCGCCTGCAACTTGCCTCTGCAGGCCTGGCTCCGCAAGGCAGCCCAGCAGCTGAGGCTCGAAGGAGTCCCATTTCCAGGACAGGGCTGCTCCTCTCTGGGCAGCAGCGGGCATGGCAAGAAGAACCAGAATCAGGACTGGCACCCTGACCCTGCGGAGGTCTCGCAGGGTGGCTGGAGGCCTAGCGGGGTGGCTAGGAGTTGCGGGGGGGCGCTCCTCCGGGCCTCGGTTTCTACAGCCGTCAAGATGAGGGGTGGGTTGTGAGCCCACCCACCGCTAGGGACTGTGACGGCCCTCACCCCACGCAGCCCACTGCCCAGGCGGGGCTCTGCATGCCCTTTCACACATCAACTCGGTTACATTAACACCGTCGTGTCTCTGGTGTCCCCACATCACGCAAGGGCAgcggaggcacagagaggttaatgaCTTGTCTCATCGCAACACAGGAGTGCCAGGGATGCAGACACAGCACATGTAGGGGGCCCCGGAGCCCTGGGTCCAAGCCTGGGCCAGGAGCCCAAGGTCAGATGCTGCCTACCGGGCCGAAGAGAGGGGCTGGCTGCCTTCCAGGCTAAGGTCCCTAGTTACAGTAAccaccaccccccagcccccactgaGCTTTGAGGCTCACTGAAATACCAGTCAACAGGTGCTCTGCACGCTGTCACCTTAAACAGGCCTCTCAATCATTCCCCGGGGCCCCAGGAGACCGTGAGGAGACAGTTCGTCCACCCTCCCATCCACCCTAGACGGGGACCTGGGACCGGGAGGGCTGGGACTCTCCCTACCCTGACACCGGGCCTCCTggggctcagtttccttatctgtaaacgAGGCAGCTGGGCATAATGACCCTGGAGGGTTTGCTTCTCCAGGATCCTGCCTTCTCTCcagtcctccccctccccacaaagCCGAGCCCAGACAGGCTCTTATGCGGTGTCGTCCCCAGGACTCGCGGTGCACAGACCTGGGTCTGGGGGGCACAGACccagggtgggggggtgggccTGGTGCTTTGGGACAAGTGTGCACGACCAGGAGTGGCAGAAATGGGTGCAGTCTGACCACCAAGAATGCCAGGGTGGCCTGGGGTTAAAAACGGGTGCAGCATCCCGGCCATCGGAGGCATGTCCTTGTCAGGGACGGCTTCTAAATAAAACCCTGTTTAATTCCTGGCACCTCTTGGCAGCCGGCAGCCCAGGCCATGGTGGAGCCCACCCGGTCCTGGGGTCCTCAGAGGTACCTGCAAGGCTCGGGCTGGGACAGGGGTGAGGGGAGAAGCTGGCAGTGAAGGGGAGGGCGGAAGAGGACACGTGCGCGTGGAAGACGAGGGACCAGGGAGATGCAGAGCACACGCTACGCATGTGCTAAAAGTATCGATACATGTTACAGAGCGGTGACTCCCGCTTCATACAAACACAAACTAAAACGATGtcaagcacttccctggtggctctgtggatAAGAACgaacttgccaatgcagggggcacaggctcgatccctgcttcgggaggattccacatgccgcagagcaactaaacccaggGCACCACAAAGACTGGGCCCGAGTTCCAGGGCCCGTGAGCGGCAacgactgaagcccacacgcctggagcccgtgctgagcaacaagagacgccactgCAAGGAAGAGCGGCCCCCGCTCATCGCAGCCAGAGAAAAGTCCGTGCcagcgaagacccagcgcagccagaagtaaacaaataaatacaattatttttaaaaaattatgtcaaGATCATaacgggcttcccaagtggcactagtggtaaagaacccgcctgccaatgcaggagacgtgagagaggAGGGatggatccctgggctgggaagatcccccgaaggagggaacggcaacccactccagtattcttgggcttccctggtggctcagacggtaaagaatccacctgcaatgcaggagacctgggctcgatccctgggttgggaagatcccctggaggagggcatggcaaatcactccagtattcttgcctgga containing:
- the ANK1 gene encoding ankyrin-1 isoform X7, encoding MWTFVTQLLVTLVLLGFFLVSCQNVAHIVRGSLGFMLKHVHQELDKELGESEGLSDDEETISTRVVRRRVLLKGNELQNIPGEQVTEEHFTDEQGNVITKKIVRKVVRQIDPSGADDTQELEEVISKGPLEDPSEMEADIDSFMTHAKVELRGSGLQPDLIEGRKGAQIVKRASLKRGKQ
- the ANK1 gene encoding ankyrin-1 isoform X9, with protein sequence MWTFVTQLLVTLVLLGFFLVSCQNVAHIVRGSLGFMLKHVHQELDKELGESEGLSDDEETISTRVVRRRVLLKGNELQNIPGEQVTEEHFTDEQGNVITKKIVRKVVRQIDPSGADDTQELEEVELRGSGLQPDLIEGRKGAQIVKRASLKRGKQ
- the ANK1 gene encoding ankyrin-1 isoform X8 produces the protein MWTFVTQLLVTLVLLGFFLVSCQNVAHIVRGSLGFMLKHVHQELDKELGESEGLSDDEETISTRVVRRRVLLKGNELQNIPGEQVTEEHFTDEQGNVITKKIVRKVVRQIDPSGADDTQELEEVISKGPLEDPSEMEADIDSFMTHAKDHTSTPNP